The following coding sequences lie in one Silvanigrella aquatica genomic window:
- a CDS encoding chemotaxis protein CheX, whose translation MAKLFIAESSKKSIENLSHFLSTDGHEAYFFDNSKPLIEVLAESKFDLVVVDHSFKEMSSIDIINSFLKNPAHSNTNIIITTSSPNKEDLNKFSSLGINHIFVKPYRYKLLSEKIQYAINPNKGDHGAFEPDILKIFLESTIHVFESIGSISVNAGKPFLKSGNDSLSEISAVIGLSSSQIKGSMSINVTKKILISCLYKMLGPNAKTDDTAIADMCGELCNQIMGRAKQQFLKKKSMTFEITVPSVLTDPFHILDYKSSSPVLVIPFLFEKVAGIFVEFCLEINDSYEPVAPEKLQVVVEEGQLILF comes from the coding sequence ATGGCAAAATTATTTATTGCTGAATCCTCCAAAAAATCGATAGAAAATTTAAGCCATTTTTTGTCTACAGATGGCCATGAAGCCTATTTTTTTGATAATTCAAAACCTCTAATAGAAGTGCTTGCAGAGTCGAAATTTGATTTGGTTGTTGTTGACCATAGCTTCAAAGAAATGAGTAGCATTGATATTATTAATTCATTTTTAAAAAATCCTGCACATTCAAATACAAACATTATTATAACAACATCATCACCTAATAAAGAAGATTTAAATAAATTTAGTTCTCTTGGTATTAATCATATTTTTGTGAAACCTTATCGCTACAAATTATTATCTGAAAAAATTCAATATGCTATCAATCCCAATAAAGGAGATCATGGAGCCTTTGAACCCGATATTTTGAAAATATTTTTAGAATCCACCATCCATGTTTTTGAATCCATAGGAAGCATAAGCGTCAATGCAGGAAAGCCTTTCCTGAAGTCAGGAAACGACAGCCTAAGCGAAATCAGTGCTGTAATTGGTCTCTCGAGTTCTCAAATCAAAGGCTCCATGTCCATTAACGTAACAAAAAAAATCCTCATATCTTGCTTATATAAAATGCTAGGACCCAATGCGAAAACAGATGACACAGCCATTGCAGATATGTGCGGTGAACTTTGCAACCAAATTATGGGTAGAGCAAAGCAACAGTTTTTAAAGAAAAAAAGCATGACGTTCGAAATTACCGTACCCTCTGTTTTAACCGACCCGTTTCACATTTTAGACTATAAAAGCTCGTCACCTGTTTTGGTAATCCCTTTTTTGTTTGAAAAAGTGGCAGGAATATTTGTTGAATTTTGCCTTGAAATCAATGACAGTTATGAGCCTGTCGCACCTGAAAAACTTCAAGTTGTGGTGGAAGAAGGCCAA
- a CDS encoding M3 family metallopeptidase produces the protein MSNHYNLPLRKKRLYLSEEFNPLDKNDVKQLIASLSSEIPTDFKSAAYWYGLFHEASCAISEAHTKLELKLSFDFHDKEAEKELNVFEEHILSQLLSVRSELMDIYSNSPWRNAMHVYDNDRVIKDLSVRRSYTNNEISSLQIEENQLIREYKKFAHGAKTLFEGRSTLVSAVIGKLNDNDLYIRKSAFLSYWNFVKTNEEKYQEIFESLLINRKKQAECVKAHDYIDVAFAELGRIDYGKNECAEFRNSILHEVIPLVKSLSVLQKESLKSDCISPWDISIWPQLMPEKSPANGNLNSLMAAMQNITSKIHPAFGKLFHEMQKNNLIDVFPRQGKAPGAFCVTFQESGYPYVFANFGGSFRDAMTFIHEFGHAIHGYAVSNIGNVLLRHPGFEYCEVASMGLELLASPFYSDLWVNKKDSQKALSYQLFQMLNFWPFMAMMDEWQHRVYSLKEIPSAEQRNKIWSEVSKKYRPHVNWDGYEDFEELGWMSRPHIFTSPFYYIDYGIAQSGALQLWKKSKENYSIAVQNYISGLSLGAQKSLQGLFEATGIKFDFSRKIMKELSHDIEKEIMKICEQ, from the coding sequence ATGTCTAATCACTACAATCTCCCCCTTAGAAAAAAAAGACTTTATTTAAGTGAAGAATTTAATCCTCTTGATAAAAATGATGTCAAGCAACTCATCGCATCTTTATCAAGTGAAATTCCAACGGATTTTAAAAGTGCAGCTTATTGGTATGGATTATTTCATGAAGCCTCCTGTGCTATTTCTGAGGCTCATACAAAATTAGAGCTTAAATTGAGTTTTGACTTTCATGATAAAGAAGCAGAAAAAGAGTTGAATGTTTTTGAAGAGCATATTTTATCGCAACTTCTCTCTGTGCGCAGTGAATTAATGGATATTTATTCTAATTCTCCCTGGCGCAATGCTATGCATGTTTATGATAATGATCGTGTTATAAAAGACTTATCCGTAAGAAGAAGTTATACAAATAATGAAATTTCATCGTTGCAAATCGAAGAAAATCAACTGATTCGTGAATATAAGAAGTTTGCTCATGGTGCGAAAACCCTATTTGAGGGAAGAAGCACTCTTGTTTCGGCAGTGATTGGAAAATTAAATGATAATGATCTTTACATAAGAAAGTCGGCATTTTTATCTTATTGGAATTTTGTGAAAACAAATGAGGAAAAATACCAAGAAATATTTGAATCTTTATTAATAAATAGAAAAAAGCAAGCGGAATGTGTAAAAGCGCATGATTACATTGATGTTGCTTTTGCTGAATTAGGGCGCATTGATTATGGAAAAAATGAATGTGCTGAATTTAGAAATTCTATTTTACATGAAGTTATTCCCCTTGTAAAAAGCTTATCTGTTTTGCAAAAAGAATCCTTAAAATCCGATTGTATTTCTCCCTGGGATATTTCTATTTGGCCTCAACTTATGCCTGAAAAATCTCCTGCAAATGGAAATTTAAATAGTTTAATGGCAGCAATGCAAAATATCACTTCAAAAATTCATCCTGCCTTTGGTAAACTCTTTCATGAAATGCAAAAAAATAATTTAATTGATGTGTTTCCTAGACAGGGAAAAGCCCCAGGCGCTTTTTGCGTGACTTTTCAAGAAAGCGGTTATCCTTATGTTTTTGCGAATTTCGGGGGATCTTTTCGTGATGCTATGACCTTTATTCACGAGTTTGGCCATGCTATTCATGGATATGCGGTGTCAAATATCGGTAATGTTTTATTAAGGCATCCAGGTTTTGAATATTGTGAAGTGGCCAGTATGGGGCTGGAGCTTTTAGCTAGTCCTTTTTATTCTGACTTGTGGGTAAATAAAAAAGACTCACAGAAAGCTCTGTCTTACCAACTCTTTCAAATGCTCAATTTTTGGCCTTTTATGGCCATGATGGATGAATGGCAGCATAGAGTATATTCTTTAAAAGAAATTCCATCGGCAGAACAGCGGAATAAAATATGGAGTGAAGTATCTAAAAAGTATCGTCCTCATGTGAATTGGGATGGTTATGAAGACTTCGAAGAACTCGGCTGGATGAGTCGTCCTCACATTTTTACATCACCATTTTATTATATTGATTACGGTATTGCTCAGTCTGGAGCTCTACAACTTTGGAAAAAAAGCAAAGAAAATTATTCCATAGCAGTGCAAAATTATATTTCTGGTTTAAGCTTAGGTGCGCAAAAATCATTACAAGGGTTGTTTGAAGCTACGGGAATAAAATTTGATTTTAGTAGAAAAATAATGAAAGAACTCTCTCATGATATTGAAAAAGAAATTATGAAAATATGTGAGCAGTAG
- a CDS encoding glutathione S-transferase family protein, giving the protein MMKFYFSTATCSTACHIALEELGLEYTPIEVSWKRDQNVAELNKVNPLGAVPVLITKQGKTLTQNAAILEYLADQNPTAKLLAEKDSFERNQTMSWVAFVASDLQKAFSPFFQSKEMADTESAQNQIKEFAAKKIHSLLDYIEQNLVGKDYIIGNHFTIADAYLFTILGWTKWVKISIVGHKNITSYMKRVFERPAVQNVLKKENLTDYLP; this is encoded by the coding sequence ATGATGAAATTTTATTTTTCAACCGCAACTTGTTCAACCGCTTGCCACATAGCTTTAGAAGAACTGGGATTAGAATACACTCCTATAGAAGTCAGTTGGAAAAGAGATCAGAATGTCGCGGAACTTAATAAAGTTAACCCTTTAGGAGCAGTTCCCGTTTTAATAACAAAACAAGGAAAAACCTTAACCCAAAATGCTGCTATTCTTGAATATTTAGCAGATCAAAATCCAACAGCAAAGCTCCTAGCAGAAAAGGATTCCTTTGAGCGTAATCAAACTATGAGCTGGGTTGCTTTTGTTGCTTCTGATTTACAAAAAGCTTTTAGCCCCTTTTTTCAATCTAAGGAAATGGCAGATACAGAATCAGCTCAAAATCAAATTAAAGAATTTGCAGCAAAGAAAATACACTCATTACTTGATTATATTGAGCAAAATCTTGTAGGAAAAGATTATATTATAGGCAATCATTTTACCATTGCCGACGCTTATCTTTTTACTATTTTAGGATGGACAAAGTGGGTAAAAATAAGCATTGTCGGGCATAAAAATATAACAAGTTATATGAAAAGAGTTTTTGAACGCCCTGCAGTACAAAATGTTTTAAAAAAAGAAAATTTAACGGATTATCTTCCTTAA